Below is a genomic region from Gillisia sp. Hel_I_86.
CTTAAATCTATAAAACAATCTACATATAAAGCGGGTAATATATCGAATAACCTTTTAAACAATAAAAATGCTACTGAACAAACGTATTTCAATTTTCCACTTCCTCAATACCATAAAATATGATGTATTATTTTTAGGTAGCTACGCAATTCTCGTGGGTTATATGGACCAATATGGCTTTTTAGCAAAAATCTCGATCCCCATTGCATTAACCGGGGTTTTTGGCACCGCTGTAGCATTATTGTTGGGTTTTCGTACTAATCAAGCCTATGAGCGCTGGTGGGAAGCCCGTATTATATGGGGTGCCATTGTCAATGATTCCCGTACACTAATCAGGCAGACCATTTCCTTTTATGACAAGGTAGATGAGCAATATTTACATAATGTAAAAGAAACGGTAAACCGTCAAATAATCTGGTGCTATGCATTGGGTGAATCTTTAAGAAACCTTCCGTTTTCGCCCAATGTGGCCGGTTACATGAAATTTGAAGATATCTCTGACCAAAATGTCCCCAATGCAATTCTTCTGAAACATTCACAGGCATTGACCGATGCAAGAAATGAAAGAATAGTGAACGAGTTTCAGCAGATTCAACTAGATAGCACGATAGCTAGACTTTGTGATTCAATGGGTAAGTGCGAACGTATAAAAAACACGGTCTTCCCCAAAGCACATAGCTTATTGATACATCTTATAATCTATGTGTTCGCCACAATGCTGCCATTTGGCCTGGATGATAAGAACGTGGCTGTTGAAATTGCTATTACCTTTTTTATCCCGATCATCTTTGTTGCCATTGAAAAAACATCCATTTTGATGCAGGATCCTTTTGAAAACCAACCTATGGATACCCCTGTAACCGATTTGGCCACAACTATTGAAATAAATCTCAAACAAATGATAGGGAATAAAGATATTCCAATCAAAGAAAAACCGAGCGAATATTATATACTGTAAAGGGTCAACTTTAAAATTTTATAAAATGAAAAAACTAAAAATCCACATTCCCGTAATCCTTCCACAGGCACCGGACGAAAAAGATGCCTGCGTCAACAGGCTCATCAATAAACTAAATGGCCGTGAAGGTATTGACAATGTGCACGTATCCGATAAAAAAATGGACGGTGTGCCGCTACTCTGTTTTCACTATGATCCGGATATCATCTCCATTGACCGCATCCAGCACCTGGCTGAACGTACCGGGGCGGAAATTACCGAGAAATATGGCCATTTGCTCATAGAGGTCAATGGAATAAGGCATACCCGCCACGCCCGCCTGGTGGAAAAAAAACTGCTTGACATTGATGGGGTATTGGAAGCTTCTGCCAATGCCGGGGGAATGATCCGTCTGGAATATGACAAGCGTGAGACCAGTTTTGAAGGGATAAGCGCAAAGCTCGAAAAGGAAAACCTAAAAGTCAATAAAAGCTCCTCTGCCGATGAAAATGGTTTTGCACCTGCGGAAAAGAATCCTGAAAATTTAAATAAAAAAAAGGCAAAGGGCAAAGAAGAACAAAAGCATAAAGATAACGAAGTCCAGAATCATAAGGAAGGTGAAAGCCACGGGGCCGGGGAAGAACATTCCCACGCCCACGGTGGTGTTTTTGGAAAAAACACCGAACTTATTTTTGCTATCATTTGCGGTACGCTTCTGGGCATTGGTTTTGGCCTTTCCTACGTGGAATCCATCCCGGATTGGGTGAGCCTATCCCTATACATCGGCGCCTACTTTTTTGGAGGTTACTTTACAGCGAAAGAAGCCATAGAGACCGTTGTCAAAGGTGGTTTTGAAATTGACTTTTTGATGCTGGTCGCTGCCATTGGTGCCGCCATTCTGGGAGAATGGGCAGAAGGTGCACTCTTGCTGTTCCTATTTAGCCTCGGGCACGCCCTGGAACATTACGCAATGAACAAGGCAAGAAAAAGCATCGCCGCGCTTGCAGACCTTGCGCCAAAAACAGCCTTGCTTAAAAAAGATGGCAAGACAGAAGAAGTCGGGATTGAAAAATTGGGCATTGGCGATATCATCGTGGTCAAGCCAAACAGTAAAATATCTGCCGATGGTGTTGTGGTCAACGGAAAAAGCAGCGTCAACCAGGCACCTATTACCGGGGAAAGTGTACCCGTGGACAAACTTCCCGTGGAAGATACTGCCAAGGACTATTCAGAGGATGATGAAATAAAGGACGAAAACCGCGTGTTTGCTGGAACTATTAACGGCAACAATACGCTTGAAATTAAGGTAATCAAAGAGGCGAAGGATTCTACACTGTCCAGATTGGTAAAATTGGTGAATGAGGCTCAGACCCAAAAATCGCCCACCCAGTTGCTTACCGATAAATTTGAAAGATATTTTGTGCCATCCGTACTGATACTGGTTGGTATCCTGCTCTTTGCCTTTCTGGTCATTGATGAACCGTTTAGTGCCAGTTTTTATAGGGCTATGGCGGTATTGGTAGCTGCAAGTCCCTGTGCACTGGCCATTTCAACACCAAGTGCCGTATTAAGCGGTGTGGCACGGGCGGCACGGGGCGGTGTACTTATAAAAGGGGGGCGACCGCTTGAGGATTTGGGCGTCATTACGGCTTTGGCTTTTGATAAAACCGGGACACTAACTGAAGGTAAACCCAAACTCACTCAGATAGTTGCTTTAGGAAATATGATAGAAGAAGACCTTTTAAAAATAGCTGTTGCAGTGGAAAATCTAAGTGACCATCCCCTTGCAAAAGCAGTGGTTCGTGATGGAAAAAAGATCCTGGAAGGAAAGGAAATACCCGAAGCTTCCAATTTAGAAGCTGTTTTGGGAAAAGGAATAAAGGCATCCTTAGAAAAAGATCAAATTTATGTAGGAAACCTCAATTTGTACGATGAACTTGATGATGACAAACCTTCTCAA
It encodes:
- a CDS encoding heavy metal translocating P-type ATPase encodes the protein MKKLKIHIPVILPQAPDEKDACVNRLINKLNGREGIDNVHVSDKKMDGVPLLCFHYDPDIISIDRIQHLAERTGAEITEKYGHLLIEVNGIRHTRHARLVEKKLLDIDGVLEASANAGGMIRLEYDKRETSFEGISAKLEKENLKVNKSSSADENGFAPAEKNPENLNKKKAKGKEEQKHKDNEVQNHKEGESHGAGEEHSHAHGGVFGKNTELIFAIICGTLLGIGFGLSYVESIPDWVSLSLYIGAYFFGGYFTAKEAIETVVKGGFEIDFLMLVAAIGAAILGEWAEGALLLFLFSLGHALEHYAMNKARKSIAALADLAPKTALLKKDGKTEEVGIEKLGIGDIIVVKPNSKISADGVVVNGKSSVNQAPITGESVPVDKLPVEDTAKDYSEDDEIKDENRVFAGTINGNNTLEIKVIKEAKDSTLSRLVKLVNEAQTQKSPTQLLTDKFERYFVPSVLILVGILLFAFLVIDEPFSASFYRAMAVLVAASPCALAISTPSAVLSGVARAARGGVLIKGGRPLEDLGVITALAFDKTGTLTEGKPKLTQIVALGNMIEEDLLKIAVAVENLSDHPLAKAVVRDGKKILEGKEIPEASNLEAVLGKGIKASLEKDQIYVGNLNLYDELDDDKPSQDITGKVRELEGGGNTTMLIRKNKEYIGIIALMDTPREAAKETLKKLKEIGIKRMIMLTGDNQKVADAVAKEIGLTDAWGSLLPEEKVDAIKKLKEQESKVAMVGDGVNDAPAMANSTVGIAMGAAGSDVALETADVALMADKLETLPFAIGLSRKAKAIIKQNLWVSLGVVALLIPATILSWVNIGVAVAFHEGSTLVVVANALRLLAYKKD
- a CDS encoding bestrophin family protein, translating into MLLNKRISIFHFLNTIKYDVLFLGSYAILVGYMDQYGFLAKISIPIALTGVFGTAVALLLGFRTNQAYERWWEARIIWGAIVNDSRTLIRQTISFYDKVDEQYLHNVKETVNRQIIWCYALGESLRNLPFSPNVAGYMKFEDISDQNVPNAILLKHSQALTDARNERIVNEFQQIQLDSTIARLCDSMGKCERIKNTVFPKAHSLLIHLIIYVFATMLPFGLDDKNVAVEIAITFFIPIIFVAIEKTSILMQDPFENQPMDTPVTDLATTIEINLKQMIGNKDIPIKEKPSEYYIL